DNA from Acidimicrobiales bacterium:
TCGTCGAAGCGGGCGGGCTCCATGCTCCACTCGTCCTGGGGCCGTCCCACGACGGCGTTGAGCCCGACGTTGGGATAGTGGCTGCCCTCGTAGAGCCACATCTCGGCGCCCTCGTCGGTCTCGACCACCCGGGGTGCGTCCTCTGACAGCGCCTCGGGCATGCGCCCTTCGAACAGGTCGGGCGGCTCGATCAGGTGGTCGTCGACCGAGACGATCGTGTAGCGGCGGGGGCGGGGCTCGGGATCGGGCAGGAGGTGCGCCACCGGAGCGGATGGTAGCTCCGTGTGCCGTCCCTCGCTGACACTGGCGTCAGGTGTAGGCTGATTCGACTAATCGGCCGGGAGGGACGATATGCGCACGTTGAGGCCCCTGTCAGTAGGCGTGGCGGTGGCGGGGATGGCTGTGGTCGTGGCCGCCTGTGGCGGGGGAAGCAGCTCCAGCAGCTCCACCACGACGACGCAGAGCCCAGCGCAGGCGACGGCGGTGATCACCACCAACTGGACAGCCTTCTTCAACGGCGGCAACCCCGACAACAACTCGAAGCTCCTGCTGCTGCAGAACAACAGCAAGCTCAGAGACCAGTTCTTCAAGAACTACGCCAACCCGTCCGCGGCCGTCACGGCCGCCAAGGTCACGAACGTCTCCGTGCTGCCGGCCAGCCAGTGCCAGCAGGCCGCCCTGACGTCGCCCTGCGCCAAGGTCAGCTACGACCTGGTGAACAGGTCGACCGGCGCCCCACTCCTGGCCGGGCAGACCGGCTATGCGGTGTTCCAGAACGGGAAGTGGCTGGTCTCGCAGAACACCTTCTGCGCCCTGATCTCCCTCGTCGGCGGACAGTGCCCGGCATAACCGGGTAGTCGGCCCGACCCGGAGGTCAGCGGGCCGGGGTGCCCGGCAGCAGGTGCTCGATCACATCACCGAGCTCGCTGACCGGCCCGGCGTGCATGACTTGGCCCTGGTTGAGGAGCACGGCGCGATCGGAGATCTGGAGCGCTCGCCCCACGTGCTGTTCGACGATGAGCAGTGTGGTGCCGGCCCGATGGATGTCACCCAGGATGCGGAAGACATCGTCGAGCACGATCGGAGCCAGCCCGAGCGACAGCTCGTCGACCACGAGAAGCCGAGGCGGGTTGGCCAGCACCTTGGCCAGCGACAGGATGCGCTGCTCGCCCCCCGAGAGGGTGCCCGCGCTCTGGTCGCGGCGCTCGCCCAGGCGGGGGAAGGCACCATAGGCGCGATCCAGCGCCTGGCGCATGTGCTTGCGGCCGAGGGCCTGGCGGAACGTCAGGACCAGGTTCTCCTCGACCGTGAGTGACGCGAACACCGAACGACCCTCGGGCGCGTGGGCGATGCCCATGCGGGCCAGCCGCCAGGCCGGAAGTCCCGTCACGTCCTGGCTGGCGTAGCGGAGATGGCCTGACGTGACCGGGACGAGGCCGGTGCAGATCCGGGCGATGGTCGACTTGCCGGATCCGTTGGGCCCGAGCAGCGCCGTGGCCGAGCCTTCAGGCAACGAGAAGGACACGTCGAAGATGGCCCGGAAGGGCCCGTACGCCGAAGACACCCGGTCGAGCTCGAGCAGCGCACCGCCGGCTGCGCCCGATCCGTTGCCGAGGCTGGTCACACCGCCTCCCCCAGGTAGGCACGCCGCACCTTCGCATCGCCCATGACGGCGGCGGTGGGCCCGTCGGCGATCAGCTGACCCAGGTCGAGCACGCACAGGCGGCTGGCGACGCGCTGGACCATCTCGAGGTCATGCTCGACGAGGAGGATGGCCGTGTCCCGCTCCTGTGACAGCCGGCCGAGGACTCGCGCCAGAGCCAGCGACTCCATGCGGTCGAGCCCCGAGGACGGCTCGTCGAGGAGCAGTAGCCGGGGTTCGGTGACCAGCGCCCGGCCCAGCTCGACCAGCCGCCCGTGACCGAGGCTCAGCGCCTCCACGGGGAGGTCGGCCACGTCCTCGATCCCCAGGAGGCTGAGGACGGCGTCGGCCCGGACGCGCTCGTCGGTGGTCGGGGCGCCCTGGTTGAGGAGGTCCTTCCAGAGGGCCCCGCCACCCCGCCGGGCGCGCTCGGCCACGAGCAGGTGGTCGCGCGCCGACATCTCGGTGAACAGCTCGATGCGCTGGAAGGTGCGGCCGATGCCGAGCCGCGCCCGCCGGTAGATGGGCATGCGGCTGAGGCCGTGGCCGTCGAAGGTGACCGTGCCGGTGTCGGGGCGGAGGATGCCGAGCAGGCAGTTGAACAGGGTCGTCTTGCCCGCCCCGTTCGGCCCGACCAGGCCGACCGCCTCACCAGTCTCGACTCCGAGCGACAGCTCGTACAGCGCGACGACGCCACCGAAGCGTTTGGAGATGCCGGTCGCCTCGAGCAGGGCCATCTCAGGATCCGCCCCGCGGTCGGGAGCCGGCAACGTCGGGCTCCACTTTGCCGTCGTCCCCGAGCTCCCGGGTGGGGACGTCGGGTGCGGCCAGCGTGCGCCGGTCAAAGGAAGCCGTGGTGGGCTCCCGACCCGCCCGGCGGTCCAGCCACGCGGAGATGCGCAACAGGGACCGGCGCTTGTTGTACTCGACGGCGCCCTCCGGGTGCCGGGCGTAGGTGAGGGCGCCGATCCCGAACAGGAAGAAGGCCAGCACCGTGAACCGGCTCCCGAGGTTGCCCAAGAGCTCGGGCACGACGACGAAGGCGATGCCGGCGTTGACCGCTCCTTCCACCGTCCGGACGCCGGTCGTGAGCACGAGCACGACGAACAGGAGCGAGAAGAAGGCGTTGTAGTCGCCCGCCGAGGTCGTGCCCTGGAGGGATCCGAACATCGCGCCGCCCACGCCGGCGATGCCCGCCGACAGGGCGAAGATGGTGATCTTGGCCCGCACCGGGTTGATCCCGATCGTCTCGGCTGCCACCTCGCTGCCCCGGAGGGCGGCGAGGTACCGGCCGATGGTGCCCTTTCGCACCAGGATCACGATCACCGCGCAGATGGCGAACACCGCCATGGCCAGCAGGAAGAAGGCCCGGTTGCCGCTGAAGCCGCCGGGCCTGGGCACGCTCACCCCGGTGTCGCCGTTGCCCAACCAGCTCTGGGGGAAGAGGACGTTGCTGGCCAGGAGCGCGAAGGCCAAGGTGGCCAGGGCCAGGTAGAGGCCCCTGAGACGCAACGTGGGGATGGCCACCAGTGCGCCCGCCGCGCCCGCCACTACTCCTCCGATGATCATGCCGACGATGAAGTTGATGTTGAACTGGGTGGCCAGCTGGCCGGCGGTGAACGCGCCAATGCCGGCGAAGCTGGCCTGGCACAGGGATATCTGCCCGCTCATGCCGGTGAGGGCGGTGATGGACAGGAAGATGGTGGCGTAGACGATGCCCTGGGTGAGCAGGAACAGCCAGTGGGTTGGGACGAGGAACAGCGAGACCACCATGTAGACGACGATGAAGACCGGGAAGATGATCTTGGTCAGCCGGTCGAGGGTCGCGCCTCGCAAGGAGGCGGCCAGGGCCGGCGGAGGCGGGTCACAGCCCGCCAGGGGGTCGGCGGCCTCACGGCGTCGCCGTACCGGCGGCCAGAACAGCAGGAGGAGGACGAGCACCACAAATGGGAACGAGGGCCGCAGCCCGGTGGCGAGGATGCTGTTCAGCGGCAGGTACCCCGTCAGTACCTGCTGGAAGATCCCCAGCAGGAGGCCGCCCGCCAGGGCGAGAGGCAGGCTGGCCAACCCCGCGAACACCGCCGCGGCGATGGCTGCGACCAGCAGGGAGATGAAGTTGAGCGGGTCGACGTTGGCGTAGTACGGGGCCAGCAGGACGCCGGCCAGGGCGGCGAGGAAGCTGGAGAGCATCCAGGCGAAGGAGCTGATCCTGCTCGAATTGATGCCCGCCAGCTCCACCATGCGGGGGCTCTCGACGACCGCTCGCATCTTGAGGCCCAGGGCGGTGAACTTGAACAGCAGGCCCAGGGCCGCCATCACCACGAGCACGGCGACGATGACGACCAGCTGGTTGCCGTCGATGTGGTAGCTACCGAAGTGGTAGACGGCGTTCGGCTTCGGGGAGAGGCTGGGCGGGTTCTGGTGCTGGCCGGGCCAGAAGAAC
Protein-coding regions in this window:
- a CDS encoding ABC transporter ATP-binding protein, with amino-acid sequence MTSLGNGSGAAGGALLELDRVSSAYGPFRAIFDVSFSLPEGSATALLGPNGSGKSTIARICTGLVPVTSGHLRYASQDVTGLPAWRLARMGIAHAPEGRSVFASLTVEENLVLTFRQALGRKHMRQALDRAYGAFPRLGERRDQSAGTLSGGEQRILSLAKVLANPPRLLVVDELSLGLAPIVLDDVFRILGDIHRAGTTLLIVEQHVGRALQISDRAVLLNQGQVMHAGPVSELGDVIEHLLPGTPAR
- a CDS encoding ABC transporter ATP-binding protein, with product MALLEATGISKRFGGVVALYELSLGVETGEAVGLVGPNGAGKTTLFNCLLGILRPDTGTVTFDGHGLSRMPIYRRARLGIGRTFQRIELFTEMSARDHLLVAERARRGGGALWKDLLNQGAPTTDERVRADAVLSLLGIEDVADLPVEALSLGHGRLVELGRALVTEPRLLLLDEPSSGLDRMESLALARVLGRLSQERDTAILLVEHDLEMVQRVASRLCVLDLGQLIADGPTAAVMGDAKVRRAYLGEAV
- a CDS encoding ABC transporter permease — its product is MTHFLSFAIPGIPFGFVYALVAVGLVLTYKTSGVFNLAFAAQAYVSAAIFYAAVSQHHWSKWAGFVLAVVVAGPALGYLLDRFLFRHMRTAPTVVKLISGLGLLIGVPSIVQFFWPGQHQNPPSLSPKPNAVYHFGSYHIDGNQLVVIVAVLVVMAALGLLFKFTALGLKMRAVVESPRMVELAGINSSRISSFAWMLSSFLAALAGVLLAPYYANVDPLNFISLLVAAIAAAVFAGLASLPLALAGGLLLGIFQQVLTGYLPLNSILATGLRPSFPFVVLVLLLLFWPPVRRRREAADPLAGCDPPPPALAASLRGATLDRLTKIIFPVFIVVYMVVSLFLVPTHWLFLLTQGIVYATIFLSITALTGMSGQISLCQASFAGIGAFTAGQLATQFNINFIVGMIIGGVVAGAAGALVAIPTLRLRGLYLALATLAFALLASNVLFPQSWLGNGDTGVSVPRPGGFSGNRAFFLLAMAVFAICAVIVILVRKGTIGRYLAALRGSEVAAETIGINPVRAKITIFALSAGIAGVGGAMFGSLQGTTSAGDYNAFFSLLFVVLVLTTGVRTVEGAVNAGIAFVVVPELLGNLGSRFTVLAFFLFGIGALTYARHPEGAVEYNKRRSLLRISAWLDRRAGREPTTASFDRRTLAAPDVPTRELGDDGKVEPDVAGSRPRGGS